From a single Nicotiana tomentosiformis chromosome 2, ASM39032v3, whole genome shotgun sequence genomic region:
- the LOC104113785 gene encoding uncharacterized protein isoform X1, protein MVSDSYYPSKKSDDICEDVCGEQSSPGIINMSRLRCMLRGLDLKAIIFLVVFVPTCIAGIYFHGQKITYFLRPLWQSPPKPFIEVTHYYHENVSMENLCKQHGWGTREYPRRVYDAVLFNNEVDMLTIRWKELYPYITQFVLLESNSTFTGLPKPYTFAINRDQFKFVEPRLTYGTIGGRFRKGENPFVEEAYERVALDQLLRIAGIEDDDLLIMSDVDEIPSRHTIDLLRWCDDIPPVLHLHLRNYLYSFEFQIQHRSWRASVHRYQKGKTRYVHYRQTDYLLADSGWHCSFCFRHISDFIFKMKAYSHTDRIRFLHYLNPKRIQDIICQGADLYDMLPEEYTFKDIIGNMGPVPHSYSAVNLPAHLLENPEKYKYLLPGNCKRESG, encoded by the coding sequence CAGTCTTCCCCTGGAATAATAAACATGTCAAGACTACGGTGTATGCTTCGAGGATTGGATTTAAAGGCTATTATCTTTTTGGTTGTTTTTGTGCCAACATGCATTGCTGGTATATACTTTCATGGACAGAAGATTACCTACTTCCTTCGCCCGTTGTGGCAATCCCCTCCGAAACCCTTTATTGAAGTTACTCACTATTATCACGAGAATGTCTCGATGGAGAACCTTTGCAAGCAACACGGATGGGGAACTCGTGAATATCCTAGGCGCGTTTATGATGCAGTTTTGTTTAATAATGAAGTGGACATGCTTACTATCAGATGGAAGGAATTGTATCCTTACATCACACAGTTTGTTCTTCTCGAGTCCAACTCCACGTTTACTGGTTTGCCCAAGCCCTATACTTTTGCTATTAACCGGGACCAATTTAAGTTTGTGGAACCTCGATTGACTTATGGAACCATTGGAGGAAGATTCAGAAAAGGTGAAAATCCGTTTGTTGAAGAGGCATATGAGAGAGTAGCACTCGACCAGCTTTTGAGAATAGCTGGCATAGAGGACGATGATTTGCTGATAATGTCCGATGTTGATGAAATTCCTAGCAGGCATACTATCGATCTTTTGAGGTGGTGTGACGATATTCCTCCAGTTCTTCATCTTCATTTGAGGAATTACTTGTACTCTTTTGAATTTCAAATTCAGCACAGAAGTTGGAGAGCTTCAGTCCACAGGTATCAGAAAGGCAAGACTAGATACGTACACTATCGTCAAACTGATTACCTTTTGGCAGATTCAGGTTGGCATTGTAGCTTTTGTTTCCGCCACATATCTGACTTCATATTCAAGATGAAAGCTTACAGCCACACCGATAGAATCAGGTTTTTGCATTATTTGAACCCTAAAAGAATACAAGATATTATTTGTCAAGGGGCAGATTTGTACGACATGCTTCCTGAGGAGTACACATTCAAGGATATCATTGGTAACATGGGACCCGTCCCTCATTCTTACTCGGCCGTGAATCTTCCTGCTCATCTGCTGGAGAATCCCGAGAAGTACAAGTATCTCTTGCCTGGGAACTGCAAAAGAGAAAGTGGCTAA
- the LOC104113785 gene encoding uncharacterized protein isoform X2, producing MVSDSYYPSKKSDDICEDVCGESSPGIINMSRLRCMLRGLDLKAIIFLVVFVPTCIAGIYFHGQKITYFLRPLWQSPPKPFIEVTHYYHENVSMENLCKQHGWGTREYPRRVYDAVLFNNEVDMLTIRWKELYPYITQFVLLESNSTFTGLPKPYTFAINRDQFKFVEPRLTYGTIGGRFRKGENPFVEEAYERVALDQLLRIAGIEDDDLLIMSDVDEIPSRHTIDLLRWCDDIPPVLHLHLRNYLYSFEFQIQHRSWRASVHRYQKGKTRYVHYRQTDYLLADSGWHCSFCFRHISDFIFKMKAYSHTDRIRFLHYLNPKRIQDIICQGADLYDMLPEEYTFKDIIGNMGPVPHSYSAVNLPAHLLENPEKYKYLLPGNCKRESG from the coding sequence TCTTCCCCTGGAATAATAAACATGTCAAGACTACGGTGTATGCTTCGAGGATTGGATTTAAAGGCTATTATCTTTTTGGTTGTTTTTGTGCCAACATGCATTGCTGGTATATACTTTCATGGACAGAAGATTACCTACTTCCTTCGCCCGTTGTGGCAATCCCCTCCGAAACCCTTTATTGAAGTTACTCACTATTATCACGAGAATGTCTCGATGGAGAACCTTTGCAAGCAACACGGATGGGGAACTCGTGAATATCCTAGGCGCGTTTATGATGCAGTTTTGTTTAATAATGAAGTGGACATGCTTACTATCAGATGGAAGGAATTGTATCCTTACATCACACAGTTTGTTCTTCTCGAGTCCAACTCCACGTTTACTGGTTTGCCCAAGCCCTATACTTTTGCTATTAACCGGGACCAATTTAAGTTTGTGGAACCTCGATTGACTTATGGAACCATTGGAGGAAGATTCAGAAAAGGTGAAAATCCGTTTGTTGAAGAGGCATATGAGAGAGTAGCACTCGACCAGCTTTTGAGAATAGCTGGCATAGAGGACGATGATTTGCTGATAATGTCCGATGTTGATGAAATTCCTAGCAGGCATACTATCGATCTTTTGAGGTGGTGTGACGATATTCCTCCAGTTCTTCATCTTCATTTGAGGAATTACTTGTACTCTTTTGAATTTCAAATTCAGCACAGAAGTTGGAGAGCTTCAGTCCACAGGTATCAGAAAGGCAAGACTAGATACGTACACTATCGTCAAACTGATTACCTTTTGGCAGATTCAGGTTGGCATTGTAGCTTTTGTTTCCGCCACATATCTGACTTCATATTCAAGATGAAAGCTTACAGCCACACCGATAGAATCAGGTTTTTGCATTATTTGAACCCTAAAAGAATACAAGATATTATTTGTCAAGGGGCAGATTTGTACGACATGCTTCCTGAGGAGTACACATTCAAGGATATCATTGGTAACATGGGACCCGTCCCTCATTCTTACTCGGCCGTGAATCTTCCTGCTCATCTGCTGGAGAATCCCGAGAAGTACAAGTATCTCTTGCCTGGGAACTGCAAAAGAGAAAGTGGCTAA
- the LOC104113786 gene encoding SUPPRESSOR OF GAMMA RESPONSE 1-like — protein MGRSWLIDGRGLARKIKNASAPTAHQIKDCGAKRQCPNCHYCIDNNDVSQEWPGLPVGVKFDPSDVELLEYLEEKCGVGNSKQHKFIDEFIPTLDIYEGICYTHPENLPGAKKDGSSIHFFYRITNAYATGKRKRRKISDENNLRKEHVRWHKTGKTKVVMENGLQKGCKKVMVLYQTTKKGLKQEKTHWVMHQYHLGTDEDEKEGEYVVSKIFYQQQKQSVKANDSHVNEETSGGANQAGPTTPKTVTPNPPRAGVTLSCDNFVDDSLPFSPDQEVEVAKEPGQSSDAKVKSEMEYHTCLAGESQGADANNVDNSLLCDELLASYLDSFEHNIGSSTDYAHNTCHLPQGNANTTCGISELDNLELDTPPDFQLADLPFGSQESIFSWLDRQ, from the exons ATGGGAAG ATCTTGGCTTATTGATGGCAGAGGACTAGcaagaaaaattaaaaatgcCAGTGCTCCTACTGCACATCAAATAAAAGATTGTGGCGCAAAGCGGCAATGCCCAAACTGCCATTACTGTATTGATAACAATGAT GTTTCTCAGGAATGGCCTGGTCTACCTGTTGGTGTGAAATTTGATCCATCTGATGTAGAGCTCTTGGAGTATTTGGAAGAAAAGTGCGGGGTGGGAAATTCCAAGCAACACAAATTCATTGATGAGTTCATCCCGACTCTTGACATTTACGAAGGGATTTGCTATACCCATCCTGAAAATCTTCCTG GTGCCAAAAAGGACGGAAGTAGCATTCACTTCTTTTATCGCATTACCAATGCGTATGCAACTGGTAAACGTAAGCGTAGAAAGATTAGTGATGAAAATAATTTGAGGAAAGAACATGTTCGCTGGCACAAGACGGGAAAGACCAAGGTTGTGATGGAGAATGGACTCCAAAAGGGGTGTAAGAAGGTAATGGTTCTCTATCAAACTACTAAGAAAGGGTTGAAGCAGGAAAAGACTCATTGGGTAATGCATCAGTACCATCTGGGCACTGACGAAGACGAAAAAGAAGGTGAATACGTTGTTTCAAAAATCTTTTACCAACAGCAGAAGCAATCCGTCAAGGCCAATGACTCTCATGTCAATGAAGAAACCAGTGGGGGAGCAAATCAGGCTGGCCCTACAACTCCAAAGACGGTTACTCCTAATCCCCCTCGAGCTGGAGTAACCCTTTCCTGTGATAATTTTGTGGATGACTCTTTACCCTTCTCACCTGATCAG GAAGTGGAAGTTGCCAAAGAACCAGGGCAGTCTTCTGATGCTAAAGTTAAGAGTGAAATGGAGTACCACACATGTCTGGCTGGAGAATCACAAGGAGCTGATGCAAATAATGTTGATAATTCTCTGTTGTGTGATGAACTTCTTGCTTCTTATCTTGATAGTTTTGAACACAATATTGGCTCTTCTACTGACTACGCTCATAACACTTGCCATTTACCACAAGGAAATGCTAACACAACCTGTGGAATTTCTGAGCTGGATAATTTGGAATTGGATACTCCTCCAGATTTCCAACTTGCA GATTTGCCGTTCGGTTCTCAAGAGAGTATCTTTAGCTGGTTGGACCGGCAATAG